From one Triticum urartu cultivar G1812 chromosome 3, Tu2.1, whole genome shotgun sequence genomic stretch:
- the LOC125548017 gene encoding probable WRKY transcription factor 33, producing MMFPSPGGAAMALAHGQAASTGATTAGGTATAITFSFQPSDPPVNGGLSHHHSLLGYSPLVLDHPTTTTSSSTIPTAAPTLHHIHAHAGAIHPARSSPPHPWSCEEADRERQRGKGAVAGMGINSAAAGGSGGGERSHGSSAAAAGMGVGAVRMKKAAGGGAVKARRKVREPRFCFKTMSDVDVLDDGYKWRKYGQKVVKNTQHPRYALYIDIAPPTLDVTHIYIRYICACVRFYEATASSN from the exons ATGATGTTCCCATCACCAGGGGGTGCGGCGATGGCGCTGGCCCACGGCCAAGCAGCTTCCACGGGCGCAACGACCGCCGGCGGCACCGCGACCGCCATAACCTTCAGCTTCCAGCCCTCCGATCCTCCTGTGAACGGCGGCCTCTCCCACCACCATAGCCTCCTAGGTTACAGCCCCCTCGTACTAGACCACCCAACCACCACTACTTCCTCCTCCACCATCCCTACCGCCGCTCCCACACTTCACCACATCCATGCTCATGCCGGAGCCATCCATCCTGCAAGGTCATCCCCTCCACATCCATG GTCTTGCGAGGAAGCTGATCGAGAAAGGCAGAGGGGGAAGGGCGCGGTGGCAGGCATGGGGATTAACAGCGCGGCGGCCGGCGGAAGTGGAGGTGGTGAACGGTCACacgggtcgtcggcggcggctgCGGGGATGGGGGTCGGCGCGGTGAGGATGAAGAAGGCGGCGGGGGGAGGAGCGGTGAAGGCGCGGCGGAAGGTGCGGGAGCCGAGGTTCTGCTTCAAGACCATGAGCGACGTCGACGTGCTCGACGACGGCTACAAGTGGCGCAAGTATGGCCAGAAGGTCGTCAAGAACACGCAGCACCCACGGTACGCACTGTACATCGATATAGCTCCTCCAACCCTCGACGTGACGCACATATACATACGCTACATATGTGCATGTGTACGATTTTATGAAGCAACTGCCTCATCAAACTGA